A single window of Nicotiana sylvestris chromosome 3, ASM39365v2, whole genome shotgun sequence DNA harbors:
- the LOC104221619 gene encoding putative UPF0481 protein At3g02645 isoform X1, whose product MSSFPVRVMAPNFDESRWVIQIRRTLDEELEENTEVPVSIFNVPKTLMVSDPDCYVPQEVALGPYHYWRPELYEIERYKVAAAKRTQKQLQNLKFQNLVEHLLKLESRIRACYHKYLNFNGETLAWMMAVDASFLLEFLHIYAVKEGKVLTTVSSSRMSHLVDAAGRKSAHNAILRDLAMLENQIPLFVLRKILELQFSSLELADDMLMAMLVGLCKELSPFKVVEIFPEVKVTESAHLLDFLYQMIVPKLELGTSEITEIHDEDQCDANQGEKNSFGKSSHVKQFLNEIWKIAIKLNKGPVHLLKRIVFSKPMKVMFKLPWTLLSNIPGLKILILPMKYLCFSQEKPQENPENENSNNPPLVEEIAIPSISELSKAGVSIVATNGGITSISYDSKKMALYLPTVNLDVNTEVILRNLVAYEACNASGPLVFTRYTELMNGIIDTIEDVALLRERGVVLNRLKSDDEVTNLWNSMSKSVKLTKVSCLDKVIEDVNKFYNGRWKVKIGKCMKYYVFESWKFLTFLAAIMLLMLMSLQAFCSVYSCSRVFKIESSGQ is encoded by the exons ATGTCCTCTTTTCCAGTCCGAGTCATGGCCCCAAACTTTGATGAGAGTCGATGGGTAATTCAAATCCGTCGAACACTTGATGAAGAACTTGAAGAAAACACTGAAGTCCCAGTTAGCATTTTCAACGTCCCTAAAACCCTAATGGTTAGCGACCCGGATTGTTACGTGCCCCAAGAAGTGGCTTTAGGCCCTTACCATTATTGGCGTCCCGAACTGTATGAAATTGAGAG GTATAAAGTTGCAGCTGCAAAGAGAACTCAGAAGCAACTCCAAAATCTCAAATTCCAAAATCTTGTTGAACATCTGTTAAAATTGGAGTCTAGAATTCGTGCATGTTACCATAAGTACTTGAATTTCAATGGGGAAACTTTGGCCTGGATGATGGCTGTGGACGCCTCATTTTTGCTCGAGTTTCTTCACATCTACGCCGTTAAAGAAGGTAAGGTTCTAACTACAGTTTCTTCCTCGAGGATGTCACACTTAGTCGATGCTGCTGGGAGAAAATCAGCACATAACGCCATACTTAGAGATTTAGCAATGCTTGAAAATCAAATACCATTATTCGTGTTGAGGAAAATTTTGGAACTCCAGTTCTCATCTTTAGAATTGGCAGATGACATGCTGATGGCTATGTTAGTGGGATTATGTAAGGAGCTTTCTCCTTTCAAAGTGGTGGAAATTTTCCCTGAGGTTAAAGTCACAGAATCTGCTCATTTGCTAGACTTTTTGTACCAAATGATCGTGCCTAAATTGGAATTAGGAACTTCTGAAATAACAGAAATTCATGATGAGGACCAATGTGATGCGAATCAAGGAGAAAAGAATTCCTTTGGAAAATCAAGTCACGTTAAACAATTTCTAAATGAAATTTGGAAGATAGCTATTAAATTAAACAAAGGCCCGGTACATCTTCTTAAAAGAATAGTATTTTCGAAACCTATGAAAGTCATGTTCAAGCTGCCCTGGACACTTCTCTCTAATATACCTGGGCTAAAGATCCTAATTTTGCCCATGAAATATCTATGTTTCTCACAAGAAAAACCACAAGAAAATCCTGAAAATGAAAATTCTAATAACCCACCTCTAGTGGAGGAAATAGCCATCCCCTCAATAAGTGAACTTTCTAAAGCAGGGGTAAGTATTGTAGCCACCAATGGAGGAATCACAAGCATAAGTTACGACAGTAAAAAGATGGCATTATATTTACCTACTGTCAATCTAGATGTAAACACGGAAgttattttaagaaatttagtAGCATACGAAGCGTGTAATGCATCGGGACCGTTGGTTTTTACTCGTTACACTGAATTAATGAATGGGATAATTGATACGATAGAAGATGTAGCATTACTTAGAGAAAGAGGGGTTGTATTGAACCGTTTGAAGAGTGATGATGAAGTCACGAATTTGTGGAATTCGATGAGTAAATCAGTGAAGTTAACCAAGGTGTCGTGCTTGGATAAAGTGATTGAAGATGTTAACAAGTTTTACAATGGAAGATGGAAGGTGAAGATTGGGAAATGCATGAAGTACTATGTGTTTGAATCATGGAAATTTCTCACATTCTTGGCTGCGATTATGCTCTTGATGTTAATGAGTTTGCAAGCATTTTGTTCAGTCTATAGTTGTTCTCGTGTATTCAAGATTGAGAGCTCTGGCCAGTGA
- the LOC138888647 gene encoding uncharacterized protein encodes MGQLATNQNTRPACALPSDTEKNPQVNAVTLRNGRELEEVPKKKKDKPIPEGELIPKVTHEPKNVAKIPEPVEAPRPPPPFPQRLQKKNDDRMFTKFFSMLSQVQLNIPLVDVLLEIPKYAKYIKDIVAHKRRLTEFETMTLTEECTSRVQNKLPQKLKDPGSFTIPVRIGNIDVGHAICDLGASINLMPLSLFKQLA; translated from the coding sequence ATGGGGCAGTTAGCAACAAATCAAAACACTAGACCTGCATGCGCTCTCCCAAGTGATACAGAAAAGAACCCTCAAGTGAATGCAGTTACACTTAGAAACGGGAGGGAGCTAGAGGAAgtgccaaagaaaaagaaagacaagcCCATACCTGAGGGAGAGTTGATCCCTAAAGTGACTCACGAGCCAAAGAATGTTGCTAAAATTCCAGAGCCAGTGGAGGCcccaaggccaccaccacctttcccccagagattgcagaaaaagaatgatgatcgcatgttcaCAAAATTTTTCTCTATGTTGAGCCAGGTTCAATTGAATATCCCACTTGTTGATGTGCTTCTTGAAATTCCAAAGTATgctaagtacataaaagatatagtggctcacaagagaAGATTAACTGAATTTGAGACAATGAcacttactgaggagtgcacttcaagggtccaaaataagctccctcaaaagcttaaggatcctggcAGCTTCACGATTCCTGTGCGcattggtaatattgatgtgggtCATGCTATTTGTGATTTGGGGGCGAGCATAAATCTGATGCCCCTGTCTTTGTTCAAACAATTGGCCTGA
- the LOC104221619 gene encoding putative UPF0481 protein At3g02645 isoform X2 produces the protein MAPNFDESRWVIQIRRTLDEELEENTEVPVSIFNVPKTLMVSDPDCYVPQEVALGPYHYWRPELYEIERYKVAAAKRTQKQLQNLKFQNLVEHLLKLESRIRACYHKYLNFNGETLAWMMAVDASFLLEFLHIYAVKEGKVLTTVSSSRMSHLVDAAGRKSAHNAILRDLAMLENQIPLFVLRKILELQFSSLELADDMLMAMLVGLCKELSPFKVVEIFPEVKVTESAHLLDFLYQMIVPKLELGTSEITEIHDEDQCDANQGEKNSFGKSSHVKQFLNEIWKIAIKLNKGPVHLLKRIVFSKPMKVMFKLPWTLLSNIPGLKILILPMKYLCFSQEKPQENPENENSNNPPLVEEIAIPSISELSKAGVSIVATNGGITSISYDSKKMALYLPTVNLDVNTEVILRNLVAYEACNASGPLVFTRYTELMNGIIDTIEDVALLRERGVVLNRLKSDDEVTNLWNSMSKSVKLTKVSCLDKVIEDVNKFYNGRWKVKIGKCMKYYVFESWKFLTFLAAIMLLMLMSLQAFCSVYSCSRVFKIESSGQ, from the exons ATGGCCCCAAACTTTGATGAGAGTCGATGGGTAATTCAAATCCGTCGAACACTTGATGAAGAACTTGAAGAAAACACTGAAGTCCCAGTTAGCATTTTCAACGTCCCTAAAACCCTAATGGTTAGCGACCCGGATTGTTACGTGCCCCAAGAAGTGGCTTTAGGCCCTTACCATTATTGGCGTCCCGAACTGTATGAAATTGAGAG GTATAAAGTTGCAGCTGCAAAGAGAACTCAGAAGCAACTCCAAAATCTCAAATTCCAAAATCTTGTTGAACATCTGTTAAAATTGGAGTCTAGAATTCGTGCATGTTACCATAAGTACTTGAATTTCAATGGGGAAACTTTGGCCTGGATGATGGCTGTGGACGCCTCATTTTTGCTCGAGTTTCTTCACATCTACGCCGTTAAAGAAGGTAAGGTTCTAACTACAGTTTCTTCCTCGAGGATGTCACACTTAGTCGATGCTGCTGGGAGAAAATCAGCACATAACGCCATACTTAGAGATTTAGCAATGCTTGAAAATCAAATACCATTATTCGTGTTGAGGAAAATTTTGGAACTCCAGTTCTCATCTTTAGAATTGGCAGATGACATGCTGATGGCTATGTTAGTGGGATTATGTAAGGAGCTTTCTCCTTTCAAAGTGGTGGAAATTTTCCCTGAGGTTAAAGTCACAGAATCTGCTCATTTGCTAGACTTTTTGTACCAAATGATCGTGCCTAAATTGGAATTAGGAACTTCTGAAATAACAGAAATTCATGATGAGGACCAATGTGATGCGAATCAAGGAGAAAAGAATTCCTTTGGAAAATCAAGTCACGTTAAACAATTTCTAAATGAAATTTGGAAGATAGCTATTAAATTAAACAAAGGCCCGGTACATCTTCTTAAAAGAATAGTATTTTCGAAACCTATGAAAGTCATGTTCAAGCTGCCCTGGACACTTCTCTCTAATATACCTGGGCTAAAGATCCTAATTTTGCCCATGAAATATCTATGTTTCTCACAAGAAAAACCACAAGAAAATCCTGAAAATGAAAATTCTAATAACCCACCTCTAGTGGAGGAAATAGCCATCCCCTCAATAAGTGAACTTTCTAAAGCAGGGGTAAGTATTGTAGCCACCAATGGAGGAATCACAAGCATAAGTTACGACAGTAAAAAGATGGCATTATATTTACCTACTGTCAATCTAGATGTAAACACGGAAgttattttaagaaatttagtAGCATACGAAGCGTGTAATGCATCGGGACCGTTGGTTTTTACTCGTTACACTGAATTAATGAATGGGATAATTGATACGATAGAAGATGTAGCATTACTTAGAGAAAGAGGGGTTGTATTGAACCGTTTGAAGAGTGATGATGAAGTCACGAATTTGTGGAATTCGATGAGTAAATCAGTGAAGTTAACCAAGGTGTCGTGCTTGGATAAAGTGATTGAAGATGTTAACAAGTTTTACAATGGAAGATGGAAGGTGAAGATTGGGAAATGCATGAAGTACTATGTGTTTGAATCATGGAAATTTCTCACATTCTTGGCTGCGATTATGCTCTTGATGTTAATGAGTTTGCAAGCATTTTGTTCAGTCTATAGTTGTTCTCGTGTATTCAAGATTGAGAGCTCTGGCCAGTGA